The Terriglobus tenax genome contains a region encoding:
- a CDS encoding TetR/AcrR family transcriptional regulator: protein MSPRKPTELESPGLRQRIIDAAGRIFVEEGYDHLSMRHVAQVAGCSQMAAYRHFANKEALTQHLCAQLYTDFTSKMFRQMEAASEAWEQIRIFVTALLNFAVTYPDHYSLVFLIRHSDEGVIAEREQLGEQFLQAIHALIRKVLPDDTPVSTSNMRMRQVLTCLHGTAALLIAHPRAYGLSKPKAIKDAEDAITLLLRV, encoded by the coding sequence ATGTCGCCCCGGAAACCGACGGAACTCGAATCCCCCGGTCTTCGCCAGCGCATCATCGATGCCGCCGGCAGGATCTTTGTCGAAGAGGGTTACGACCACCTCTCCATGCGTCACGTAGCCCAGGTTGCCGGTTGCTCCCAGATGGCGGCCTACCGGCACTTTGCCAACAAGGAGGCGCTCACCCAGCATCTGTGCGCCCAACTGTACACCGATTTCACCAGCAAGATGTTTCGACAGATGGAAGCTGCCAGTGAAGCCTGGGAGCAGATCCGTATTTTCGTCACCGCCTTATTAAACTTCGCCGTCACCTATCCTGACCATTACTCATTAGTCTTCCTGATCCGTCACTCGGATGAGGGGGTCATCGCCGAACGCGAGCAACTGGGCGAACAGTTTTTACAGGCAATTCACGCTCTCATCCGCAAAGTGCTTCCCGACGATACCCCTGTCTCGACCTCCAACATGCGCATGCGTCAGGTGCTTACCTGCCTGCACGGGACCGCCGCCCTGCTCATCGCACATCCCCGCGCCTACGGGCTCAGCAAGCCAAAAGCCATCAAAGACGCCGAAGACGCCATTACCTTACTTTTGCGCGTTTAA
- a CDS encoding DUF779 domain-containing protein: MTNLPEQVVATPAALSLIDELKAAHGPLMFYQSGGCCEGSAPMCFPEGEFRIGSRDVKVGEIGGSPFYISPQQFEYWKHTQLIIDVIPGFGAAFSLEGPGGLQFLTRSRVFTDDEIRALRDAGRI, encoded by the coding sequence ATGACAAACCTGCCTGAGCAGGTAGTTGCAACACCGGCGGCCTTGAGTTTGATAGATGAGCTTAAGGCCGCGCACGGCCCGCTGATGTTTTACCAGTCCGGCGGGTGCTGCGAAGGCAGCGCGCCAATGTGCTTCCCGGAAGGGGAGTTCCGCATTGGCAGCCGTGATGTGAAGGTGGGAGAGATTGGTGGCTCTCCGTTTTATATTTCGCCGCAACAGTTTGAGTACTGGAAACATACCCAACTGATCATTGACGTTATTCCGGGGTTCGGCGCGGCATTCTCGCTGGAAGGCCCGGGAGGACTGCAGTTCCTTACACGATCGCGTGTATTTACTGACGACGAAATTCGTGCGCTCCGGGATGCCGGTCGCATTTAG
- the exaC gene encoding acetaldehyde dehydrogenase ExaC, with protein sequence MATSPSIQLDPMHYGHPVPFRKRYGNYIGGEWVEPVSGQYFENITPVTGKVLCEVPRSGAADIEKALDAAHKAKKAWAKTSVTERSNILIKIAQRIEDNVELLAAAETWDNGKPIRETTAADVPLSADHFRYFAGAIRAQQGGISEIDHDTVAYHYHEPLGVVGQIIPWNFPLLMAAWKLAPALAAGNCIVLKPAEQTPVSILMLMEIVGDLLPAGVLNVVNGFGREVGKELATNPRINKIAFTGSTVTGRMIMQYASENIIPMTLELGGKSPNIFFQDVMSEDDEYVDKALEGLALFAFNQGEVCTCPSRALIHESIYDKFMERALARVKAIKQANPLDMDTMIGAQASKQQFEKIVSYLDLGRKEGAELLIGGDAAKMEGDLAGGFYIQPTIFKGHNKMRIFQEEIFGPVLAVTTFKTDDEALEIANDTLYGLGAGVWTRDMNRAYRFGRGIEAGRVWTNCYHMYPAHAAFGGYKQSGIGRENHLMMLDHYQQTKNQLVSYSTKKLGLF encoded by the coding sequence GTGGCCACCTCACCTTCTATTCAGCTTGACCCCATGCACTATGGACATCCCGTCCCGTTTCGGAAACGCTATGGCAATTACATCGGCGGAGAGTGGGTTGAGCCCGTCTCCGGCCAGTATTTTGAAAACATTACGCCGGTGACCGGCAAGGTTCTGTGCGAAGTTCCGCGCTCGGGAGCGGCGGACATCGAGAAGGCGCTGGATGCGGCGCACAAGGCGAAGAAGGCCTGGGCGAAGACCTCGGTGACCGAGCGCTCGAACATTCTGATCAAGATTGCGCAGCGCATTGAAGATAATGTGGAGCTGCTGGCCGCGGCCGAGACCTGGGACAACGGCAAGCCCATCCGCGAGACCACCGCTGCTGATGTCCCGCTGAGCGCAGACCACTTCCGCTACTTTGCAGGCGCGATTCGCGCACAGCAGGGCGGCATCTCCGAGATTGACCATGACACGGTGGCCTATCACTACCATGAGCCGCTGGGTGTCGTAGGCCAGATCATTCCGTGGAACTTCCCGCTGTTGATGGCGGCCTGGAAGCTGGCTCCGGCGCTGGCCGCGGGCAACTGCATTGTGCTGAAGCCCGCGGAGCAGACGCCGGTCTCGATCCTGATGTTGATGGAGATTGTGGGCGACCTGCTGCCGGCGGGTGTGCTGAACGTGGTCAACGGCTTTGGCCGCGAGGTGGGCAAGGAACTTGCCACCAACCCGCGCATCAATAAGATCGCGTTTACGGGCTCTACCGTCACCGGCCGCATGATCATGCAATACGCGTCGGAGAATATCATTCCGATGACGCTGGAGCTTGGCGGCAAGTCGCCGAACATCTTCTTCCAGGATGTGATGAGCGAGGACGATGAGTATGTGGACAAGGCCCTGGAGGGCCTTGCGTTGTTTGCGTTCAACCAGGGAGAGGTTTGTACCTGCCCGTCGCGCGCTCTGATTCACGAGTCGATCTATGACAAGTTCATGGAGCGTGCTCTGGCGCGGGTGAAGGCCATCAAGCAGGCCAACCCGCTGGATATGGATACGATGATTGGCGCGCAGGCGTCAAAGCAGCAGTTTGAAAAGATCGTGTCGTACCTGGACCTGGGCCGCAAAGAAGGTGCGGAGCTTCTGATTGGCGGCGATGCCGCGAAGATGGAAGGCGACCTTGCGGGCGGCTTCTACATTCAGCCGACGATCTTCAAGGGCCATAACAAGATGCGCATCTTCCAGGAAGAGATCTTCGGGCCGGTGCTGGCGGTGACCACCTTCAAGACGGACGACGAAGCCCTGGAGATTGCCAACGACACGCTGTATGGCCTGGGCGCTGGCGTGTGGACACGCGATATGAACCGTGCCTACCGCTTTGGCCGCGGCATTGAAGCCGGCCGCGTGTGGACCAACTGCTACCATATGTATCCCGCGCACGCTGCCTTTGGCGGATACAAGCAGAGCGGCATTGGCCGCGAGAACCACCTGATGATGCTGGACCACTACCAGCAGACGAAGAACCAGCTGGTCAGTTACAGCACGAAGAAGCTGGGGCTGTTCTAA
- the adhP gene encoding alcohol dehydrogenase AdhP has translation MSKTMKAAVVREFGKPLVIEEVPVPEVGPGQALMKVISTGVCHTDLHAAEGDWPVKPSPPFIPGHEGVGYVVAVGDGVKTVKEGDRIGVPWLYSACGSCEFCLSGWETLCKQQKNAGYSVDGSFAEYVLVDPNYVGHIPDNLEFTPVAPILCAGVTVYKGLKETEARPGQWVAISGIGGLGHLAVQYAKAMGLHVVAIDIAQEKLDLAKKLGAEAAVNGLDADAVDQVMKITGGGAHGVLVTAVSPKAFALAENLLRRKGIMSLCGLPPGDFPVSIFDLVLNRKTLRGSIVGTRVDLAECLSFAAEGKVKVTYKTAALEDINSIFDQMKAGKIDGRIVMELAKP, from the coding sequence GTGTCGAAGACGATGAAAGCTGCCGTGGTACGTGAGTTTGGAAAGCCACTGGTGATTGAAGAAGTGCCGGTTCCCGAGGTTGGGCCCGGGCAGGCATTGATGAAGGTGATCTCCACCGGTGTGTGTCATACGGACCTGCACGCTGCGGAAGGCGACTGGCCAGTGAAGCCGAGCCCGCCGTTTATCCCCGGTCATGAAGGTGTTGGTTACGTGGTTGCCGTGGGCGACGGCGTGAAGACGGTGAAGGAAGGCGACCGCATTGGCGTGCCGTGGCTATACAGCGCATGCGGCAGCTGCGAGTTCTGCCTGAGCGGATGGGAGACGCTGTGCAAACAGCAGAAGAACGCCGGTTATTCGGTGGATGGAAGCTTCGCGGAGTATGTGCTGGTAGATCCGAACTACGTCGGCCATATTCCGGACAACCTGGAGTTCACGCCGGTGGCGCCGATTCTGTGTGCGGGCGTGACGGTGTACAAGGGGCTGAAAGAGACCGAGGCGCGTCCGGGGCAGTGGGTTGCCATTTCGGGCATTGGCGGCCTGGGGCACCTGGCCGTGCAGTATGCCAAGGCGATGGGGCTGCATGTGGTTGCCATCGACATTGCGCAGGAGAAGCTGGACCTGGCGAAGAAGCTGGGCGCGGAGGCGGCGGTCAACGGACTGGACGCCGATGCAGTCGACCAGGTGATGAAGATTACCGGTGGCGGAGCGCATGGTGTGCTGGTGACGGCGGTTTCGCCAAAGGCATTTGCGCTGGCGGAGAACCTGTTGCGCCGCAAGGGCATTATGTCGCTGTGCGGTCTGCCGCCGGGAGATTTTCCGGTGTCGATCTTTGACCTGGTGCTGAATCGCAAGACGCTGCGCGGATCGATTGTGGGCACGCGTGTAGATCTGGCCGAGTGCCTGAGCTTTGCCGCCGAAGGCAAGGTGAAGGTGACCTACAAGACGGCGGCCCTGGAAGACATCAACTCCATCTTCGACCAGATGAAGGCGGGCAAGATCGATGGCCGCATTGTGATGGAGCTGGCGAAGCCGTAA
- a CDS encoding sigma-54-dependent Fis family transcriptional regulator — MQQANSISLRHPLPEIIQASWHRCRHYGMSPHWHVNQNPLTDSELHLQQDRHHQLRRLALREMRILEHTLASTGRILLLADSTGIILDSQGDNAFLGRARRVSLMPGANWREQITGTNAIGTAIVERRFVQVLGQQHFFDENRFLACNAMPIMAPTGHLAGVLDISNHACESIHSPGRLVRHAVAHIEHDWVAEIATDLLVRFHPHPSWLNTPEEGILTFEDGLLTGASTRALAYLGLSPASIHALHWSEIFQHRPMYGQQELRPYHTPGIFYADVGKACTASARIAATETAHTGPENLEDLKDEALRRAVEAENGNISAAARKLGIHRSTFYRRLNRTS, encoded by the coding sequence ATGCAGCAGGCGAATTCGATCAGCCTTCGGCACCCCCTCCCGGAGATCATCCAGGCCTCGTGGCATCGCTGCCGTCACTACGGCATGTCGCCCCACTGGCATGTAAACCAGAACCCGCTCACCGACTCCGAACTCCACCTGCAGCAGGACCGCCACCACCAGCTTCGCCGCCTTGCCCTGCGCGAGATGCGCATCCTGGAACACACCCTCGCAAGCACCGGCCGCATCCTGTTACTGGCTGATTCCACAGGAATTATCCTTGATTCGCAAGGCGACAACGCCTTCCTCGGACGAGCCCGCCGCGTCTCCCTGATGCCTGGCGCCAACTGGCGCGAACAGATCACCGGGACCAACGCCATCGGTACCGCCATCGTCGAGCGCCGGTTCGTCCAGGTGCTTGGTCAGCAGCATTTCTTCGACGAAAACCGCTTCCTGGCCTGCAACGCCATGCCCATCATGGCGCCCACCGGGCACCTGGCCGGCGTGCTCGACATCTCCAACCACGCCTGCGAAAGCATCCACTCCCCGGGCCGTCTGGTCCGGCATGCCGTCGCCCATATTGAGCATGATTGGGTGGCGGAAATTGCGACGGACCTCCTGGTCCGCTTCCACCCGCATCCTTCCTGGCTTAATACCCCCGAAGAAGGCATCCTCACCTTTGAAGACGGTCTGCTGACCGGCGCAAGCACGCGCGCCCTTGCCTACCTTGGGCTGTCACCCGCGTCCATTCACGCGCTGCACTGGTCTGAGATCTTCCAGCACCGTCCTATGTACGGCCAGCAGGAGCTGCGCCCGTACCACACGCCGGGTATTTTCTATGCGGATGTCGGCAAAGCCTGCACCGCCTCGGCCCGCATTGCGGCAACAGAAACGGCGCACACCGGCCCGGAAAACCTGGAAGACCTGAAAGACGAAGCCCTGCGCCGTGCCGTGGAAGCGGAGAATGGCAATATCTCCGCGGCGGCGCGCAAACTTGGTATTCATCGCAGCACCTTCTACCGCCGCCTGAACCGTACCAGCTAG
- a CDS encoding cytochrome ubiquinol oxidase subunit I: MAASLAFHIIFAAMGVALPLMMVIAEYLWQRTGNSEYLLIAKRWAKGTAILFVIGALTGTVLSFELGLLWPRFMAAAGDVIGMPFSMEGFAFFTEAIFLGIYLYGWNRVSPRVHLLSGLVVSISGLASAIFVTFVNGWMNTPTGFRIENGQFVDIHPLQAMLNPAGLPEGIHMGLAAYCATGFATAGIHAIMLLRTGRNRFHESAIKIAFTVGAVACLLQFVSGDALARMVAQKQPTKLASLEGQFKTETGAPLRIGGIPDENAHTTKYALEIPDGLSLLAFHKPHATIQGLDSFPREHWPNVLLVHISFQIMVGCGSLLTFVALIAGWGAWKDKQFITDRRALWLLVAIAPLGFVALESGWMVTELGRQPWIIQGILLTRDAVTSTTHLGRLFYSMNVLYAVLGLVVVWLMAGHVIRTPTLEELETIEEEGAVHAA; this comes from the coding sequence ATGGCAGCATCTCTGGCATTCCACATCATCTTTGCGGCCATGGGCGTCGCTCTTCCGCTCATGATGGTGATCGCGGAGTATCTCTGGCAGCGCACCGGTAACTCCGAGTACCTTCTCATCGCGAAGCGCTGGGCCAAGGGCACAGCCATCCTCTTCGTGATTGGCGCACTCACCGGCACGGTCCTCTCCTTTGAACTAGGTCTGCTGTGGCCACGCTTCATGGCCGCCGCCGGCGATGTGATCGGTATGCCGTTCTCCATGGAGGGCTTCGCCTTCTTCACCGAGGCGATCTTCCTCGGCATCTACCTCTATGGATGGAACCGTGTAAGCCCGCGTGTCCACCTTCTCTCCGGCCTCGTCGTTTCCATCAGCGGACTTGCTTCGGCCATCTTCGTCACCTTCGTGAATGGATGGATGAACACCCCCACCGGCTTCCGTATCGAGAACGGCCAGTTCGTCGACATTCATCCGCTGCAGGCCATGCTCAACCCCGCCGGGCTTCCGGAAGGAATCCACATGGGCCTGGCGGCCTATTGCGCTACCGGCTTTGCCACGGCGGGCATTCACGCCATCATGCTGCTGCGCACCGGCCGCAACCGCTTCCATGAAAGCGCCATCAAGATCGCCTTCACCGTCGGCGCCGTCGCCTGCCTGCTGCAGTTTGTCAGCGGAGACGCGCTGGCCCGCATGGTAGCGCAGAAGCAGCCCACCAAGCTCGCCAGCCTGGAAGGGCAATTCAAAACCGAAACCGGCGCACCGCTTCGTATTGGCGGCATCCCGGACGAGAACGCGCACACCACAAAGTACGCTCTTGAAATTCCCGACGGCCTCAGCCTTCTCGCTTTCCACAAGCCACACGCCACCATTCAGGGCCTGGATAGCTTCCCGCGTGAGCACTGGCCAAACGTCCTTCTGGTCCACATCAGCTTTCAGATCATGGTGGGCTGCGGCTCTCTTCTCACCTTTGTCGCGCTCATCGCCGGCTGGGGCGCATGGAAAGACAAACAGTTCATTACCGACCGGCGCGCCCTCTGGCTTCTGGTCGCCATTGCCCCACTTGGCTTCGTCGCACTCGAAAGCGGTTGGATGGTCACCGAACTTGGCCGTCAGCCGTGGATCATCCAGGGCATTCTGCTCACCCGCGATGCCGTCACATCCACCACGCACCTGGGACGCCTGTTCTACAGCATGAATGTGCTCTACGCGGTCCTCGGCCTGGTCGTCGTCTGGCTCATGGCAGGACACGTCATCCGCACGCCCACGCTTGAAGAACTGGAAACCATTGAGGAAGAAGGAGCCGTCCATGCAGCCTAG
- the fdhF gene encoding formate dehydrogenase subunit alpha has protein sequence MDDQQTPSNVQIVLNDKPVEAQAGELLVEAILRNTEIPHICYHSPLMGPIQSCDTCLVEVDGKIVRSCGQKVKAGLRVVTNSPQAEQARAEAFDTILGNHMLYCTVCDNNNENCRVHNTALELNVRHQVHPFKPKPYEVDMSNPFYRYDPSQCILCGQCVQACQTVQVNETLTIDWEREHPRVLWDGGEQIAGSSCVSCGHCVTVCPCNALMEKNMLGEAGYLSGIPHDSLNKMIDVVKNLEPEMGYGAIMQVSQVESKMREERVKKTKTVCTYCGVGCSYDVWTKDREILKIVPLHGAANQISTCVKGKFGWDFVNHKDRLQKPLIREGDSFREVSWEEALNYVSSRLSSIKQESGPDSIGVIISSKTSNEDGFLMQKFARTVIGTHNIDNCSRYCQSPATEGLFRTVGLAGDAGGIEDIGKSKLVLIVGSNTTESHPVLSTRIKRAHKFHGQKIIVADLRKHEIAERANIFFRPKPGTDLVWLSAMSRYAIDNGYAKTDFLRDRVNGLEEYRKSLEPFTMEFASQTCEVPLETLHQVAEEIVKAETMCILWAMGITQHVMGSDSSTAISNLLLITGNYGRPHCGAFPLRGHNNVQGAGDIGASPTNFPGYQSVLDETVRTQYEQAWNTTLPHHAGMNNHQMVEAIYEGKMRALYLAGEDMISADSNANRIAGAFEKLDLFVVQDIFFSETCRYADVIFPAAPALEKDGTFTNTERRIQRFHQALPELGDSLADWKITQALAKKMGADWNYTHPSEIMAELASLSPIYAGVTYDRLEGWNTLQWPVHPDGKDEPVLYLDSFAFPDGKARLYPLEYRQPAESPDASFDLLLNNGRQLEHFHEGNMTHRVPGIHEENPERYVEISPELAADRGIESGQWVRLTSRYGSLKAKVLVTGRVQGKQVFMPLTSQEGPLNILTGSHTDSATFTPAYKETAVRMDILPERGNSPLPSMNFRVSGKRTPQMGVEVERKWKRKDYHFPGEPKLVQITENPYYNAPRKR, from the coding sequence ATGGATGATCAGCAAACTCCGTCGAACGTACAGATTGTGCTCAATGACAAGCCTGTTGAAGCCCAGGCCGGCGAACTTCTCGTGGAAGCGATCCTGCGCAACACCGAGATTCCCCACATCTGCTACCACTCGCCCCTGATGGGCCCCATTCAGAGCTGCGATACCTGCCTGGTGGAAGTCGACGGCAAGATCGTTCGCTCCTGCGGTCAAAAAGTAAAAGCCGGTCTGCGCGTCGTCACCAACTCTCCGCAGGCGGAACAGGCGCGCGCCGAAGCCTTCGACACCATCCTCGGCAACCACATGCTCTACTGCACCGTGTGCGATAACAACAACGAGAACTGCCGCGTGCATAACACCGCGCTGGAACTCAATGTCCGCCACCAGGTTCATCCCTTCAAGCCCAAGCCGTATGAAGTGGACATGTCCAACCCCTTCTACCGCTACGACCCCAGCCAGTGCATCCTGTGCGGACAGTGCGTGCAGGCCTGCCAGACCGTGCAGGTGAATGAGACCCTGACCATCGACTGGGAGCGCGAGCATCCGCGTGTGCTGTGGGACGGCGGCGAGCAGATCGCCGGTTCCAGCTGCGTCTCCTGCGGACACTGCGTTACCGTCTGCCCCTGCAATGCGCTGATGGAAAAGAACATGCTCGGCGAAGCCGGCTACCTGAGCGGAATTCCGCATGACTCGCTCAACAAGATGATTGACGTAGTCAAGAACCTGGAGCCGGAGATGGGCTACGGCGCCATCATGCAGGTCTCGCAGGTTGAGTCCAAGATGCGCGAAGAGCGCGTCAAGAAAACCAAGACCGTCTGCACCTACTGCGGCGTCGGTTGCAGCTACGACGTATGGACCAAGGACCGCGAGATCCTGAAGATCGTTCCCCTGCACGGCGCAGCCAACCAGATCTCCACCTGTGTGAAGGGCAAGTTCGGCTGGGACTTCGTCAACCATAAGGATCGCCTGCAGAAGCCGCTGATCCGCGAAGGCGACAGCTTCCGCGAAGTCTCCTGGGAGGAAGCTCTCAACTACGTCTCCTCGCGCCTGTCCTCCATCAAGCAGGAATCCGGTCCGGACTCCATCGGTGTCATCATCTCCTCGAAGACCAGCAACGAAGACGGCTTCCTGATGCAGAAGTTCGCACGCACCGTCATCGGAACGCACAACATCGACAACTGCTCGCGGTACTGCCAGTCCCCAGCGACTGAAGGCCTGTTCCGCACTGTGGGTCTGGCGGGCGATGCCGGTGGCATTGAAGACATCGGCAAGTCAAAGCTGGTGCTGATCGTCGGCAGCAACACCACCGAGTCGCACCCTGTACTTTCCACCCGCATCAAGCGCGCGCATAAGTTCCACGGGCAGAAGATCATCGTCGCCGACCTGCGCAAACATGAGATTGCCGAGCGCGCCAACATCTTCTTCCGCCCCAAGCCCGGTACGGACCTGGTCTGGCTCTCGGCCATGAGCCGCTATGCGATCGACAACGGCTACGCCAAGACGGACTTCCTGCGCGACCGCGTCAACGGCCTGGAAGAGTATCGCAAGAGCCTGGAACCCTTCACCATGGAGTTCGCGTCGCAGACATGCGAGGTTCCACTGGAAACGCTGCACCAGGTTGCGGAAGAGATCGTCAAAGCCGAGACCATGTGCATCCTGTGGGCCATGGGCATCACGCAGCATGTCATGGGGTCGGATAGCTCTACCGCCATCTCCAACCTGTTACTCATCACCGGCAACTACGGCCGCCCGCACTGCGGAGCCTTCCCTTTGCGCGGCCACAACAACGTGCAGGGCGCGGGCGACATTGGCGCCTCGCCCACCAACTTCCCCGGCTATCAGAGCGTGCTGGATGAAACTGTTCGCACCCAATACGAACAGGCCTGGAACACCACGCTTCCACATCACGCGGGCATGAACAACCACCAGATGGTGGAAGCAATCTACGAAGGCAAGATGCGTGCCCTGTATCTCGCCGGCGAAGACATGATCTCTGCCGACTCCAACGCAAACCGCATCGCCGGAGCCTTCGAGAAGCTGGATCTCTTCGTCGTGCAGGACATCTTCTTCTCCGAAACCTGCCGCTACGCCGACGTCATCTTCCCTGCCGCACCGGCCCTTGAAAAGGACGGCACCTTCACCAACACTGAGCGCCGTATCCAGCGCTTCCATCAGGCGCTGCCGGAACTCGGCGACAGCCTCGCCGACTGGAAGATCACCCAGGCACTGGCAAAGAAGATGGGTGCCGACTGGAACTACACGCACCCGTCAGAGATCATGGCCGAGCTCGCATCCCTCTCGCCCATCTATGCCGGTGTTACCTACGATCGCCTGGAAGGCTGGAATACGCTGCAGTGGCCGGTGCATCCCGATGGCAAGGACGAGCCTGTGCTCTACCTCGACAGCTTCGCTTTCCCGGATGGCAAGGCCCGCCTTTATCCGCTGGAATACCGCCAGCCAGCGGAGTCACCGGATGCAAGCTTCGACCTGCTGCTGAACAACGGTCGCCAGCTTGAGCACTTCCACGAAGGCAACATGACGCACCGCGTCCCCGGCATTCACGAAGAGAACCCGGAACGCTATGTCGAAATCTCGCCCGAGCTCGCCGCCGACCGCGGGATCGAGTCCGGCCAGTGGGTACGTCTCACCAGCCGCTACGGCTCGCTCAAGGCAAAGGTTCTGGTTACCGGTCGCGTGCAGGGCAAGCAGGTCTTCATGCCGCTCACCTCGCAGGAAGGCCCGCTGAACATCCTCACCGGATCGCATACCGACTCAGCCACCTTTACCCCCGCGTACAAGGAAACCGCCGTACGCATGGATATTCTGCCGGAGCGCGGCAACAGCCCGCTGCCATCCATGAACTTCCGCGTCAGCGGCAAGCGCACACCGCAGATGGGCGTTGAGGTGGAGCGCAAGTGGAAGCGCAAGGACTATCACTTCCCCGGCGAACCCAAGCTGGTGCAGATCACCGAGAATCCTTATTACAACGCTCCGAGGAAACGCTAA
- the fdhD gene encoding formate dehydrogenase accessory sulfurtransferase FdhD, which translates to MSDDLVCTLLEASRTSSILRVSDGHAVSTDDELAVEEPLEIQLEHGPQHDRRTKSISVTMRTPGNDAELAAGFLLSEGVIHDFDDLENAEDLLHASGPAANELQRRSTITLKLRPDLTVPDLTLERNFYTTSSCGVCGKASLMALRVQAPPRAANNFHIASETLYSLTHILEDRQQIFSRTGGLHAAGLVSSSGQLLAVREDVGRHNAVDKLFGNALLSDALPLRDSLLFLSGRASFELLQKSVMAGIPMVVALGAPSSLAVDVARQFDITLVGFLKSTRFNIYHGASRITHFEKETVA; encoded by the coding sequence ATGAGCGACGATCTTGTATGTACGCTTCTCGAAGCATCCAGGACCTCTTCCATTCTCCGTGTCAGTGACGGACACGCGGTCAGCACAGACGATGAGCTCGCGGTGGAAGAGCCTCTGGAGATCCAGCTTGAGCACGGGCCGCAGCATGACCGCCGCACCAAATCCATCTCGGTAACCATGCGCACCCCGGGCAACGATGCCGAACTGGCCGCTGGCTTTCTTCTTTCCGAAGGCGTGATTCACGACTTCGACGACCTGGAGAACGCAGAGGATCTGCTCCACGCGAGCGGACCGGCAGCCAATGAGCTCCAGCGACGCAGCACGATCACGCTGAAGCTGCGGCCAGACCTCACCGTACCCGATCTCACGCTGGAGCGTAACTTCTACACCACCTCAAGCTGCGGTGTGTGCGGCAAGGCATCTCTGATGGCACTGCGGGTTCAGGCTCCGCCACGCGCGGCAAATAACTTCCACATCGCTTCGGAGACGCTGTACAGCCTGACCCACATTCTGGAGGACCGACAGCAAATCTTCTCGCGCACCGGCGGACTTCATGCCGCAGGACTGGTTTCAAGCTCGGGCCAACTCCTCGCCGTTCGCGAAGATGTAGGCCGGCACAATGCGGTCGACAAGCTCTTCGGCAACGCTCTCCTCTCTGACGCGCTGCCGCTCCGCGATTCGCTGCTGTTTCTTTCCGGCCGTGCCAGCTTTGAACTGTTGCAGAAGTCTGTCATGGCCGGCATTCCCATGGTCGTTGCGCTCGGTGCCCCTTCCAGTCTTGCCGTCGATGTTGCGCGGCAGTTTGACATCACGCTGGTGGGCTTTCTCAAGTCAACACGCTTCAACATCTACCACGGTGCCTCGCGCATCACGCATTTTGAAAAGGAGACAGTGGCATGA
- a CDS encoding DUF7009 family protein — translation MKLRILGNSIRLRLSKPEVAKLHETGRVEESLSLSPTDPWDRLSYAIEHTEQVTKFEVSHIGDEIRVLIPSHEVRKWADGELVGMYGAFPVYGDQLLTITVEKDFACLDKSDADNADMFPNPNLTC, via the coding sequence ATGAAACTTCGCATTCTAGGCAACTCCATCCGGCTACGCCTCAGCAAACCCGAGGTTGCGAAGCTGCACGAGACCGGACGAGTCGAAGAGTCTCTCTCTCTCAGCCCCACAGACCCGTGGGACCGCTTGTCCTATGCAATTGAGCACACCGAACAGGTCACGAAGTTTGAGGTCTCCCACATCGGCGATGAGATCCGTGTCCTGATTCCCAGTCACGAAGTACGCAAGTGGGCCGACGGCGAGCTGGTCGGCATGTACGGCGCTTTCCCCGTCTACGGCGATCAACTCCTCACCATCACCGTCGAAAAGGACTTCGCCTGCCTCGACAAAAGTGACGCCGACAACGCGGACATGTTCCCCAACCCAAACCTTACCTGCTAA